A genomic stretch from Arachis stenosperma cultivar V10309 chromosome 3, arast.V10309.gnm1.PFL2, whole genome shotgun sequence includes:
- the LOC130966786 gene encoding uncharacterized protein LOC130966786 — MHSCVLEELRVRLPFTEFECQVLKQLNCAPSQLHPNGWAFLRSFEVLMEFLEEVPSVDLFFSLFQAKGVWKGGWINFNSTPGFGIFKLYKSSFKDFKEMYFKVRSSEEEFPFFIDENLAEKFPLFWCSEPQNILGPEVISPRNECGKYPGVSAASLRTRFKNKNLEKEVSSSNAEKVVVTGEVSQPRQGRRKVIAKKRKKSELVDLSDDSDEREFGVSLEELQAFMGNQKRLHEISEESEAFSVWGKDYPYMAVVDEYCQSSADVTLAKEVGDMAVGQYMQVVGLRLASLGRSQELKHKGVAVEKGEVSVLKEELVKCKNLAAELQARLTETEKLLKETKESYAKDVEDLKKKESDLVNMQSRLIEVTTQLKDMEKKKADEILDSFVEGFERARLQVKFLVPDADLAGMDPGKIVRDGQLIEDDGDAEDEADNV, encoded by the exons ATGCATAGCTGCGTGCTTGAAGAGTTGCGGGTTAGGCTTCCGTTTACGGAGTTTGAGTGTCAAGTTCTTAAGCAGCTCAACTGTGCTCCCTCTCAGCTTCATCCAAATGGGTGGGCTTTCCTTCGATCTTTTGAGgttttgatggagtttctggaGGAGGTGCCGTCTGTGGAtttgttcttttctttatttcaaGCTAAAGGCGTTTGGAAGGGAGGTTGGATAAACTTCAATAGCACTCCGGGATTTGGGATTTTTAAACTGTACAAGTCTTCTTTTAAAGACTTCAAGGAGATGTATTTTAAAGTTAGGAGTTCAGAAGAGGAGTTTCCGTTTTTTATTGATGAAAACCTTGCTGAGAAATTTCCCCTCTTTTGGTGTTCGGAACCGCAAAATATACTCGGTCCAGAGGTTATATCGCCGAGGAATGAGT GTGGGAAGTATCCTGGCGTTTCTGCTGCATCGCTGAGGACGCggtttaagaataaaaatttggAGAAAGAGGTGTCGTCATCTAATGCTGAGAAGGTTGTTGTTACTGGCGAGGTTTCGCAGCCTCGTCAAGGGCGGAGGAAAGTTATCGcaaaaaagaggaagaagtcCGAGCTTGTGGATTTATCAGATGATTCTGATGAAAGAGAGTTTGGGGTTTCTCTTGAAGAGTTACAGGCTTTTATGGGGAATCAAAAAAGGCTGCACGAGATTTCTGAGGAAAGTGAGGCGTTTTCGGTGTGGGGAAAGGATTATCCTTACATGGCTGTTGTGGATGAGTATTGCCAATCTTCGGCTGATGTCACTCTGGCCAAGGAGGTCGGTGATATGGCTGTTGGGCAATATATGCAG GTTGTTGGGCTGCGCCTTGCGAGTCTGGGTCGAAGTCAGGAATTAAAACATAAGGGAGTGGCTGTTGAGAAAGGTGAGGTGTCTGTTTTGAAGGAGGAGTTGGTTAAGTGTAAGAATCTTGCTGCTGAGCTTCAAGCTCGTTTGACTGAGACCGAGAAGTTGCTGAAGGAGACTAAGGAAAGTTATGCTAAGGATGTCGAGGatttgaagaagaaggaaagcgATCTGGTGAACATGCAAAGTCGTTTGATTGAGGTGACAACTCAGTTGAAGGATATGGAGAAGAAAAAGGCGGATGAGATTTTGGACTCGTTTGTTGAAGGTTTTGAAAGGGCAAGGTTGCAGGTGAAGTTTTTGGTTCCGGATGCCGATCTAGCTGGCATGGATCCTGGGAAGATAGTTCGAGATGGTCAGTTGATTGAGGATGATGGGGATGCGGAAGATGAGGCCGATAATGTTTAG